The Gammaproteobacteria bacterium DNA segment CTCCCACGGCGAAGATGGAATAGTCACTTTGCAGGCGTTCCACCACCACGCCAAATGGCTCTGGCAAGACATTATGGACGGCGTTCAGTTGGTGCGGCAATTCACGGGCAGCCCCGGCCACATCACGCGGACGTAGCAGGTCCAGCCCAAGGGCGATGCCTTCAACGTTTTTCGCCAGCGGTTCCAGCGTAGCATCCGCCTGTTTGCGCAGTTGTGAGGCCAGATAACGGGCATTGCCAGTGTAGATGAACTGGTTGGCCGCGGCCAGCCAGTCGAACAGGGAAATAAAGGGAGTCAGATCAAAGACTGGCGAGATATTGGTTTCCTTGTCTCTGGCTTCAAAAGCACCATATAACACAGACGCTACCGTGACATTGCGCGCGGATCGCAAAAATGCTGCCGCGGTAAACACCAGAAAAGGCAAAGAGCGGAAAGAATTGGTGATATCGAAAACCACCCTTTCTCCGGGTTCGACGGCGTTCACCAGCGCGCTGAAAATCTCCCAGAGCGCATCTTCTGTGTGGCTTTCCGGAATGGGTACCGGCAGCAACAAGTCGCCCAGGCGACTCTTCAGTTCTTCCAGGTTATCATGCTTTTCTACCGTAGGCGTGACAAAAACGAGGATTTTTTTCGTTTCCGGGAAAAACTGGGGTAACGCTTCGGCAAAGAAGCGTGTGGGTACGATCGTGTCGCCATACTGGTACTTGGTAAATGCATAGTTAGTTGGGCCAAGAAAGCT contains these protein-coding regions:
- a CDS encoding TIGR02221 family CRISPR-associated protein yields the protein MKILSFLGPTNYAFTKYQYGDTIVPTRFFAEALPQFFPETKKILVFVTPTVEKHDNLEELKSRLGDLLLPVPIPESHTEDALWEIFSALVNAVEPGERVVFDITNSFRSLPFLVFTAAAFLRSARNVTVASVLYGAFEARDKETNISPVFDLTPFISLFDWLAAANQFIYTGNARYLASQLRKQADATLEPLAKNVEGIALGLDLLRPRDVAGAARELPHQLNAVHNVLPEPFGVVVERLQSDYSIFAVGDNADDWAYLRSQLRMIDWYMAKQHYVHALSMAREWVVSLLCLHFGLDMWQKKQREEAEFLLSSSGMRKNRATGEVVAESPYRERWMQFPHRKRIARLWQGSERGP